The Catellatospora citrea DNA segment GTCGGGACGGGATCGAGCTCGGCGGTGGCCGCGTCCGGCACCTGCCGGCGGCCGTCGCCGCCCTGGAGCCCCACCTGCCCGAGCTGGCACGGGGCTGGGACGCCACCGACTACGACGCGGTGCAGGACCTGTTCCGCGTGCTGCGCCGACGGCTGCGGGCCACGAGCCCGCGCCCGGCACTCATCTGACCGAACGATCGAGCCGACCTCACGAAGGAGCAAGGGTGCTCACGACAGCGACCGTCCCGGTGACCCGCAATCTCATCGTCGACTACTACGAGGTCATCGCGGCCGCCGTCGAGCGGCTGGGCGCGGGCCCCGGCGGCCCGGCGGGCACCGCCGCCTTCGCACCCGGGTTCGACCTGCCCGCACTGACCGACGAGGTGCGCCAGTTCTTCGCCGCGGCCACCGCGACGTGGCGGGAACTGGGCGCGCACGGCGGCCACGGCGTGCAGTTCATGGACCTGACCGGCAACCCCGGCACGCACACCACCAAGACGTTCCCGTCCATGCTCATCGTGGCGCGGGCGGTCGAGCACATCCGGTGCACCGGCGAGTCGATCTGCATCTTCACCCCCACCTCGGCGAACAAGGGCATCGCCCTGCGTGACGCGGTCGGCCGGGCCATCGCCGCGAAGCTGGTCGCGCCCGAGCAGCTGCGTGTCGTCGTGCTCGCCCCCGGCTCGACGCGGCACAAGTTCCGCCGTGACCCGCTGTCGGCCGATGCCGCGCTGCGGGCCGCGAACCCGCTGCTGCGCTTCGCGGGCGACGAGCCCGAGGGGGTCAAGGCGCTCGGCCGGGCCTTCGTCGACGCGTACGCGCAGCAGGCGTACGACAAGCACGGCACCGCCCTGTGGTTCTCCCTGGCCCTGCCGAACTACCTCGTCGCCGACGCCGCCCGTGCCGCGTTCGAACTGGACGCCGCCCCCGCGATCGCCGCCGCCCCGCGCTGGCACGCACACGCCGTGTCCAGCGCGTTCGGCCTGCTGGGCTACAACCTCGGCCGCGACGTGCTGGAGGACTCGGGCCGCGCGGACGGCTCACCGCGGCCCGGCTTCCTGCTCGTGCAGCACCTGGGCACGCCGGACATGGTGCTCAACCTGCGGCACGGCTCGTTCTCCCGGGACCGGCTGCCGGCATACCGCAGGGACACCGCGACCGGGCTGTGGTCGCAGGACGCCGACCCGCACTTCCCGGCCGTGACCGCCGACCCCGGCGAGGTGCTCGACCCGACTTTCTACACCCACCAGCCGGTCACCTCGCCCGCGATGAACGACCTCATCGCCCGGCACGGCGGCGACGGCATCACGGTGTCGCGGCACGAGTGCGTCGCCCGCTACCCGCAGCTGCGGGACTGGCTGCGCGGCACCCTGTGCGAGCTGCCCGCAGACCCGTCCGACCTGCGCGAATGGTCGATCGTCATGGCGCTCACCGGAGTGCTCAACGCCATCGACCGGGGGCTGGTGCCCGCCGGGCGGGAGATCGTCGTGCACGGCTCGGGCAGCTACCGCGACGACGACTACGCGGTGTGCGAGCCGGACGCCGAGGTGTCCACCGTGGAGGAGATCGCGGCGGCGGTCCTGGGCGGCCGCTGATGGCGATCGTCGTGCCCCGGGCGGCGCTGGACGCGCTGGCCCGTGCCTGCGCCGTGCCCGCCGAGCACGCCGCCCTCGTGGCCGTGGCCCTGCTGGCCCGCCGGTACACCGGCCGTGCCGTGCAGACCGTGCGGTCGCCCGACGGCGTCGCCACGTTCGACCTGACCACCGACCAGGCCGTCCGGGACCTGGTCGCCACCGATGAGGTGGTCCGGGATCAGGTCGCGCCGCAGGGCGGCGATCAGCTCGCCGACCTGGCCGTGCTGCCCGACGACGGCGGGCTGGTCGTGTCCGGCTGCCCGACGGAGCTGGCCGCGCCGTTCGCGGCGGACCTGGCGACGCTGCTCGTCGTGATGGCCGCCGAGCCGGCGCGGTCCACCGTGGACCTGCTGCCGGAATCCGCGTACGAGCACACTCGTCCGGTCGACCGGGCGGCGCTGCACGGCGGGCCGCGCCGGGAACCGACCGGATGGGGGCCGGGGGACACCATCTGCTCGGCGTTCGCCGCGCAGGTGGCCCGGCATCCGGACCGGGCCGCGGTGCTCGCCGACGACGGGGAGCCGACCTACCGGCAGCTCGGGTCAGCCGTGGCCGCCACCGCGGCGGCGGTCCGGGCCGCGGCCGGTGACGGCGGTGGCACCCGCCGCGCGGCGCTGCTCTGCCGCCACGGCGCGACCACGGTCACCGGGCTGCTCGCGGCGCTGACGAGCGGCCGGGCGTACGTGCCGCTGGAGCCCAGCTTCCCGGCCGCGCGGCTGGCGCACATCCTCGCCGACAGCGACGCCGACGTGCTGCTCGTCGACGCCGCGCACGCCGACCTGGCCCACCGGATCGCCGCCGAGGCGGGCCGCCCGGACCTGATGACGGTCCACATCGTCACGACGGCCCCGCCCGGTGACCTCGACGAGTTGGTGGCGGCACTGGCCGGACCGGCGCGACCGGACGATGCGGCGTACCTGCTCTACACCTCCGGCTCGACCGGCGCGCCCAAGGCCGTGGTGCAGAGCCACGGCAACGTGCTGTTCGGGGTCGCCAACCACATCCGCAACTTCGCGCTCACCCCCGCCGACCGGACCAGCGTGCTGACCTCGTTCGGGTACGACATGGCGGTCACCGACCTGTTCGGCGCGATCCTGTCCGGGGCCGCCGCGGTGCCGTCCGACATCCGCGAGCACGGCCTCGGCCACCTCGCGCAGACCATCGCCCGGCACGGGGTGACGGTCTACCACTCCACCCCGACCGTCTACCGCTACCTGCTGGCCGGGCTCGGTCCCGACGGGCGGCTGCCGAGCGTGCGGGCGGTGCTGCTCGGCGGCGAGGAGGTCACCCGGCACGACGTGGAGCTGTGCCGCCGCCACTTCGCCGCCGGGGCGGTGTTCGTCAACGGGTACGGCACCACGGAGATCAGCTTCGCGGCGCAGCACCACCTCGGCCCCGACGCCCCGCTGGAGCACGCGGTGGTGCCGATCGGGCATCCGCTCGACGGCATCGACGTGGTGCTGGCGGACGCCGCCGGGCGTCCGGCCTGCCTGACCGGCGAGGTCGTGGTCCGCTGCGCGCACGTGGCGCTGGGCTACCACGGGCAGCCGGAGCTGACCGCCGGCCGGTTCCGGGAGTATCGCGGCACGCGCGCCTACTGGACCGGCGACGTCGCCCGGCGGCTGCCGGACGGGCGGCTGGTCTTCCTGGGCCGCGCCGACCGCCTCGTCAAGATCCGCGGTTACCGGGTCGAGCTGGGCGAGGTCGAGTCGCGGCTGGCGGCGCTGCCCGGCGTCGGCCAGGCCGCCGTCATCGCCCGCCCGGCCAGGGACGGCACCAAAGAGATCATCGCGTACGCCGTGCCCGCGCGCGACGCGACCGTGGAGCCGGACCGGCTGCGCGCCGCGCTGGCCGAGACGCTGCCCGAGTACATGGTGCCGCGGGCCGTGGTCGTGGTCGGCGCGCTGCCGATGGGCGACACCGGCAAGCTCGACGTGCGCGCGCTGCCCGAACCCGCCGCCGTCCCGGCGCGCCGCGGCCCGGACGGGCCTGATCCGCTGGAGCAGCTGATCGCGGCGGCGTGGTGCGAGGCGCTCGGTGTCGCCGAGGTCGACCGGCACACCGCGTTCTTCGACCTCGGCGGGCATTCGCTGCTGCTGGCGCTCGTCCAGGAGCGGCTGGCGGCCGTGCTCGGCGAGCGGATCTCGATGTTGCGACTGCTGGAGTTCCCGACCGTCGCCGGACTCGCCGCCCATCTGCGCCCCATCATGCTCACGACGGCCGCGACCGGAGCGCCGTCGGCGGACGTCCGGTC contains these protein-coding regions:
- a CDS encoding DUF6002 family protein, translating into MLTTATVPVTRNLIVDYYEVIAAAVERLGAGPGGPAGTAAFAPGFDLPALTDEVRQFFAAATATWRELGAHGGHGVQFMDLTGNPGTHTTKTFPSMLIVARAVEHIRCTGESICIFTPTSANKGIALRDAVGRAIAAKLVAPEQLRVVVLAPGSTRHKFRRDPLSADAALRAANPLLRFAGDEPEGVKALGRAFVDAYAQQAYDKHGTALWFSLALPNYLVADAARAAFELDAAPAIAAAPRWHAHAVSSAFGLLGYNLGRDVLEDSGRADGSPRPGFLLVQHLGTPDMVLNLRHGSFSRDRLPAYRRDTATGLWSQDADPHFPAVTADPGEVLDPTFYTHQPVTSPAMNDLIARHGGDGITVSRHECVARYPQLRDWLRGTLCELPADPSDLREWSIVMALTGVLNAIDRGLVPAGREIVVHGSGSYRDDDYAVCEPDAEVSTVEEIAAAVLGGR
- a CDS encoding non-ribosomal peptide synthetase, with translation MAIVVPRAALDALARACAVPAEHAALVAVALLARRYTGRAVQTVRSPDGVATFDLTTDQAVRDLVATDEVVRDQVAPQGGDQLADLAVLPDDGGLVVSGCPTELAAPFAADLATLLVVMAAEPARSTVDLLPESAYEHTRPVDRAALHGGPRREPTGWGPGDTICSAFAAQVARHPDRAAVLADDGEPTYRQLGSAVAATAAAVRAAAGDGGGTRRAALLCRHGATTVTGLLAALTSGRAYVPLEPSFPAARLAHILADSDADVLLVDAAHADLAHRIAAEAGRPDLMTVHIVTTAPPGDLDELVAALAGPARPDDAAYLLYTSGSTGAPKAVVQSHGNVLFGVANHIRNFALTPADRTSVLTSFGYDMAVTDLFGAILSGAAAVPSDIREHGLGHLAQTIARHGVTVYHSTPTVYRYLLAGLGPDGRLPSVRAVLLGGEEVTRHDVELCRRHFAAGAVFVNGYGTTEISFAAQHHLGPDAPLEHAVVPIGHPLDGIDVVLADAAGRPACLTGEVVVRCAHVALGYHGQPELTAGRFREYRGTRAYWTGDVARRLPDGRLVFLGRADRLVKIRGYRVELGEVESRLAALPGVGQAAVIARPARDGTKEIIAYAVPARDATVEPDRLRAALAETLPEYMVPRAVVVVGALPMGDTGKLDVRALPEPAAVPARRGPDGPDPLEQLIAAAWCEALGVAEVDRHTAFFDLGGHSLLLALVQERLAAVLGERISMLRLLEFPTVAGLAAHLRPIMLTTAATGAPSADVRSAGVQSTAAAPSTADAGQAHVADRMRRRRAARQGAATRVETPS